Within the Prevotella scopos JCM 17725 genome, the region ATCACTATTTTTATATTACTTTTGGTGTGTTCAGAAAATATCTGTAGCGTATTAACGTTGATATTATAAAGCTACGATTTATATTCTGTTAGCTTTGTAATATAGATAATGAAACTATTTGGTCTTATTGTTTAAAGGGACAATAAAATATGAAAAAGCTATTGTTAATAGTCGATCCACAAATCGACTTTATTACAGGAACACTTCCTGTAGCAGGCGCAGCCGAGGCAATGGATGCGCTGGCAAAGTATGTAAAGGAACAAAGTAATGAATATACTATAAAGATAGTTACAGCAGATTGGCATCCTTATCATCATAGTTCGTTTGCTGATGAGGGTGGAGTGTGGCCACGCCATTGTGTGCAACATTCTGTTGGTGCAGCTATTTGGGAATCATTATTGGTTGCTCTTAATGATTCAAAGGGCGGCTTCACCTTATTATATAAGGGTGATAGCATAGATAAGGATGAGTATTCTATCATGCAAAATAAAGCGTCAGCCAGTATTCTCGCACGATTGGTTAAAGCGTTGAAAGTAGATCAGATAGATATTTGTGGCTTGGCTGGTGATATCTGTGTTTTGAATACGGCAAAAGATATAACGTCAACTTTCGAGAACATCAAGCTCAACGTTCTTGAGCCTTATTCACCATCTTTAGATGGAGGTGCAGCATTAAATGATTTTGTAGGAAGCCTGAAATAAAAGGTAACTAAAGCTTATTTCGTTAGAAAGAAGTGGTTGTATAGAAAATTAGAAGGAGTTAAGTCCATCTTTTTTCTCAGCTATTGTTAGCATGTGAAGAATGGATTTAACTCCTTCTAATTTTGTTTTATAGATAGCTATTGAATGCAATACAAATGATAAAAGGTACCTAAAATCTATTAGTCCTACTTATCAGCAATGTGTCAAGTATTGTCATTGCAGCCATAGCCTCAATAATAGGGACTGCACGAGGTAAGACACAAGGATCATGACGCCCCTGAACATCCATTGTTGTGGATTCCCCTTCCATGTTTACTGTTTGCTGTTCCATAAGCAGGGTTGCGACAGGTTTGAAGGCCACCCGAAAGTAAATGTCTTCACCATTACTAATACCACCTTGTATGCCACCACTATGATTGGTTTCTATATTGCATAACGGGTGTTGATGACTATCGTCAGTAGGTAAGAAGGTGTCGTTTTGCTGACTACCTCTCCAGGATGCTCCAGCAAATCCTTCACCATATTCAAAACCCTTCACGGCATTGATGCTAAGCATCGCAGCACCTAATTGTGCATGAAGTTTTCCAAATTCAGGTTCGCCTAAGCCCACTGGACAGCCTTTGATAACACAAGAAATAACACCGCCGATGGTGTCTCCTTCGCTTTTCACCTGTGCAATAAGTTCTTCCATTTCTTTTGCCTTCTGTGGGTCAGGGCAGCGAACTGGGTTAGAATCTATAAGACTTAAATCATATTGGTGATAATCTCTATCAAGTTGAATGTTGCCTACTTGTTCAGTATATGCGGTGATATTGATGCCCTGCTGTTGTAGGACAAGCTTGGCTAAGGCACCTGCTACGACACGTGAAAGGGTGATGCGAGCCGATGACCGACCGCCTCCACGATAGTCGCGGATGCCATACTTGCTGTAATAAGTATAATCAGCATGTGATGGACGAAAGAGATCACGGATATTTTCATAGTCCTTTGAATGTTGATTGGTATTGCGGACAAGAAAGCCAATGGGAGCACCAGTTGACTTCCCCTCAAACACACCGCTCAGCAGTTCTACTTTGTCTGCTTCCTTTCTATCCGTTGTGATATGGCTTTGTCCTGGTCGGCGACGTGCGAGTTCACATTGGATGAAATCTATATCGATGGTTATACCAGCAGGCATCCCATCAACTATGCCACCTACAGCAGCACCATGGCTTTCACCGAAGGTTGTTAGCGTGAAGAGTTTTCCGAATGTATTCATAACAAAATCTCTATGAATGGTTATCGAGATGAGCGTTCTTAATCGATAACCTCATATCCTAATATGCGACTATAGGAGAATATTTTAATGACAGCCGCAGCAGCCTCCTTCTCCATCTTCATGGCCTCCACAACCGCATCCACCTTCGTTGTTGCTGCCACAGCCTCCGCCGCATCCACCACCACAATGATGTTGATTCATCTGTTCGAAGAAGTCTTTTACTTCCTCCTCGCTTGCCTCGCGATTCTCGAAAACATGACCATGGAACACAAGATCCATACCTGCGAGAGGGTGATTAAGGTCAATGGTAATCTTATCGTCTGATACTTCTAATACTTTACCAAGGAAACGTTGACCTTCTTCATTCTGTAATGGTACGACAGCATCCTTGTAAATATTTTCTGAATCGAAGACTCCGTTAGGTGAAAAGGTTGCCTTATCAAGAGATAAGATACTCTTGTCGTCACGTTCACCATAAGCCTGTTCCTTTGTAAGTGTGAACTTGAAGTCAGTGTCTTTATCAAACCTTACAATCTCCTTTTCAAAAGCTGGTAAAGCCATGT harbors:
- a CDS encoding isochorismatase family protein, giving the protein MKKLLLIVDPQIDFITGTLPVAGAAEAMDALAKYVKEQSNEYTIKIVTADWHPYHHSSFADEGGVWPRHCVQHSVGAAIWESLLVALNDSKGGFTLLYKGDSIDKDEYSIMQNKASASILARLVKALKVDQIDICGLAGDICVLNTAKDITSTFENIKLNVLEPYSPSLDGGAALNDFVGSLK
- the aroC gene encoding chorismate synthase; translated protein: MNTFGKLFTLTTFGESHGAAVGGIVDGMPAGITIDIDFIQCELARRRPGQSHITTDRKEADKVELLSGVFEGKSTGAPIGFLVRNTNQHSKDYENIRDLFRPSHADYTYYSKYGIRDYRGGGRSSARITLSRVVAGALAKLVLQQQGINITAYTEQVGNIQLDRDYHQYDLSLIDSNPVRCPDPQKAKEMEELIAQVKSEGDTIGGVISCVIKGCPVGLGEPEFGKLHAQLGAAMLSINAVKGFEYGEGFAGASWRGSQQNDTFLPTDDSHQHPLCNIETNHSGGIQGGISNGEDIYFRVAFKPVATLLMEQQTVNMEGESTTMDVQGRHDPCVLPRAVPIIEAMAAMTILDTLLISRTNRF
- a CDS encoding FKBP-type peptidyl-prolyl cis-trans isomerase, with the translated sequence MENKTHQLIVVSYELYSLKDGKENFIEKTNDMQPMQLYTGCDMALPAFEKEIVRFDKDTDFKFTLTKEQAYGERDDKSILSLDKATFSPNGVFDSENIYKDAVVPLQNEEGQRFLGKVLEVSDDKITIDLNHPLAGMDLVFHGHVFENREASEEEVKDFFEQMNQHHCGGGCGGGCGSNNEGGCGCGGHEDGEGGCCGCH